GATCCAGATGTTGCAGCAGCAGGTTCTTGAAGTTAGTTGCCATGAAGCCATCCTTCTCGGTTCATAGGCGGCTGCCGGTCACAGAGATCCCTTCGTCTTTTGTGAACTTGAATGCCGTTATGTTATCTAGAAAACAAAATCTAACAACAGCTTCACTGTACATGAATCGCGGAAAGTGAGCTGTTCTCCCTGATTTGTGCTGATCTTTGAGGCCTGAAGAGCATCTGTGCGAGCTCACACAGACGCGGACGTTGCTCATACGACATTCTTATCTCGCCGGTGCTTCATATCCAGTCTTCTCCGGTATCAAAGGGGGCCCTTTATGAACACGATACAAACGACGGAAAATCAGCACAGCCGGCTCATCTCGCAAGGCTTTGGACTGAATTCGTCCCGTCATCATCATGATGGTTTGCGCGAGACCGATGAAGATTTGATCGTGGCGCTTGGGTTCAGGGCTCCGCCCGTGCAAGACGGCAATAACTTCCGGCCAAAGAGCATTCTGCTGGTCGAAGACAACGATGATTTGAGAGAAGTTTGCGACATGTTTCTCAACATGGTCGGATTTAACGTGGTGGCATGTGCCGACGCGCAGATCGCGTCTTCGGCCTTCCGTTCAAGTATCCCTGTGGACCTGCTGTTGAGCGACCTCGAAA
This genomic stretch from Granulicella arctica harbors:
- a CDS encoding response regulator; protein product: MNTIQTTENQHSRLISQGFGLNSSRHHHDGLRETDEDLIVALGFRAPPVQDGNNFRPKSILLVEDNDDLREVCDMFLNMVGFNVVACADAQIASSAFRSSIPVDLLLSDLEMPGRSGLELARELTGIRPSLPVMIVSGAFITNDMSSEMQMRNWKFLAKPCGLPDILSNLKTLLNAQLQAAA